The nucleotide window CTGGATGGACTCGGACGCGTGTGCGTGATGCTGGAAACATTCAGCTAGGCCAGTTCAGCTAGAGATCACTCTCACTCAGAGGCTTGTCGAAAGTATATTTATCAACACTTGACATCTTTGTCGACATTTTCAACTCGCTTCATTCAGTTCAATCAATTTCTTTCATATCTTTTCTTGTCGTTCAAAATCAATCGGTATCTTTTCATCATGATTTGGAAAACGTCAACTGCTGCCACGTTACTTCAGGCAGTCAATGCAGCCCTCCATAATAGCATCATCCAGACGCAAAATGGCCCTGTCCAGGGTTATCCTGCCTTCAACAGCACACCTGCAAACATATCTCTTACCAACTGGGGAAATATTACCGTCTGGAAAGGCATTCCCTTTGCCGCAACTACCGCTGGCGAGAACCGCTTCAAAGCACCCCAGCCCGTTTCCGCGTGGAACTCGACTCTTCAAGCCAAGAATTGGGGAAACGTTTGTCCTTCCACTCTCTTCTTTGGTGGTGATGAGTACACTATCGACGAGGACTGTCTGAACCTCAACGTTTGGAGCGCAGCAAATTCAACAGACGCCAAGTTGCCAGTCGTCATGTGGAGTTATCCCGCCGCTTCAACCGCTGCGAACGCTCTCTTCGATGGAGCTGGAATGGCCGACAAAGGCGTTGTGTTCGTCAACTACAACTACCGCACTGGGTCTTTCGGATGGCTTGCATCGCCTGAGCTCAACGAGGAGAGGCTCGGTACCGTTGGATCCAATAGTTCCGGCAACTGGGGAATGCTTGATCAATTCGCTGCCCTACAATGGGTCCATGAGAACATTGCCAACTTCGGCGGTGATCCGGACCATATCACAGTCATGGGCCAGTCTGCTGGTTCCGCCGCCACTTACCATATCCTTAACAGCCCTTTGCACGGCATCACCATCAAAAACGCAATCATTGAGAGCGGCGTTCGCGATCCCCACGATCCCTTATGCACCAGCCTGGCTGAGAACTACCGGACTTTAGAAGTCAACATTGAGACCGGGTTGGGCTACATGGCCTCTCTGAACTGCTCCGATATTGCGTGCATGCGAGCCCTACCCATGGACAACCTCGTCACTTCATTTATGGATTCCGATTTCGAATTCACAGCTACGCTGGATTACTACGCCATGCCGGATACCTACCTCAACACTTTGCAGAAGGGTATCGCGCAAGACGTTCCTATCATGACCGGTAATACGCGCGATGAGAGCGGCGCAACCTACGGACTCAACATCACACTTGCAACCTACCTTACCAATCTGAATCAGACATACGGTAGCACCTGGAAAGACAGATTCTTTGCCGCCTACCCCGCCAACGATTCGGCCACTGCATCTGCCTCCTACAACGCGCAGTTCACCGACCGCTCCAAGGTCGGCACCTACTTCTGGTCACAGCTGTGGTCTGCTAACGCCACTTCACCTGTTTATAACTACATCTGGGACCACGCACCTCCTGGTCAGACCCAGGGTGCATACCACGAGAGTGAGATCAATTACGTGCTGAACAACTTGTACGGTACCGATTCACCGTGGACCAGACAGGACTACGAGATTGCGGAGACCATGAACAGATACTGGATCAACTTCATCAAGACTGGTAATCCGAATGGCGACGCGCTTATCAGCTGGGAGCCTGCAAAAAAGGACAGCGCTACAGTAATGGAAGTTGGGGATGGATGTTACGACCCAATAAGttacaggcgacgagagccccacccggccagTAGGATGCAGGCAGTACAGCCTTTGTATAGACAAAAGATAGAGTTAAGTAGATAACTCCCCTAGAATGGAAGaactatagtataaattaCATAGAGATAAAATTAAATTAGATCCGTACGCTAGAAATACAGAACCTGTACACTAAGGATACAGTACCTGTATACTAAGAGTACAGTACCTATATATTGAATATATAGATGCCTCTAAGACTATATAAGTAGACTTATATATAGGATAGACTTAAATGTACTTAAGGATAGACTcctatagctctttagtaattaactttataattatccCCTTAGATACTCTTAGTActctttactagtaatatatattataagacctttattaagtatacaACTAATTACTGTATTCTCTAAAGATTTAATTCTTTTAGTACaatttatagtactattccCTAGCTTTATTACTTCAGCTTCTACTAATAGatactactatagaaagCTAACTGtaatactttaattactCCTATTTAGTAAGTTGACTCTATAAAGCtaataaatagtaataatactatagctGCGCAACTTAATACTCCTAAGACTCCTACTCTAGGATTTAGTGCCTCCTTAGGCAAGCAACCTACTTAATCCCTAAATAAGGAAATAAAGGAAGCTGAGGATTCTAATAAAGAACTTAACTTTACTAAGAAAGTCTATAGAAACCTCTAGAAGTGCATTAAgaagaataataataatattgTATATATGCAGactatatttaataatactataatagaGCTTAAGAATAAGAATTAGCTTACTAATAAGCTCTAATAGGAGGTTTACACTCTCTAAGTAGCTGCTAATATTATTTAAACTCCTATAAATAGATAAGAGAAATTTAAGCTTAATTCTcctattacttataatagaaCCCTAGGACTACTTAAGGGATTCCTTATTTAAGTTAAGAACTATTAGAATTTCTATTAAGGAAACTTCTGCAATAGAAATAAGAGAGTTATTTATACTGCAACCTTCCTATAAGGATGAGCCCTTTAATAATTTAAGCCCTTCCTTAAAGAATATCTTAATAATAAGACTCTTAACTATTATTCTAGTAAAGTTAGGGATATATTTGCTAATTTCTAGGGATTTAAAGACGCCCTAAAATCCGTATTTTAGGATCCTAATAGATTACAATAAGTAGAAAGAGACTTAACCTACCTATACTAGACTAAGTCTACTACTACCTATACAGTAGAATTCAGAAGACTCTGCACTTAGCTTAAGCTTACTAAAGATACTAAGATCTTTATATTCTATAATAATTTAAAGAATAAAGTTAAGGATAAAATTATTAAGCTTAATTACTTAGAAGACTTcctttagtatactaaacTTACTATTAAGATTAATAACTGCCTCTACAAATAATGCAAGGAGAAAGGCAAAAAGTAAGCCCCAGCTAACTTAGCTAAGAAATACTAATAGCAACCCTAATAATAATTCTAGTAGAACTACCCTTAATGCAATAAGTAAGCTGAGTGCcctagaggaaactactaGTAGAATAACTAGAATTGCAATAGTACTACctataaatactatagtagCCCTATAGACTTTAGTGTAGTCTAGAAAGATAATAAAATATAAGACTTTAAGTATTACAACTGCAATAAGCTAGAATATATAGCTAGAGAATACTAATAACTTAAGAAATAGTAATTCTAACTAGTACTTAAGAAAGactaataaattaatattactaataaAAATATCCCCTATACTTTACTCTTATAGACTGCATACTACAATAATAACTGCCTTACTTACTAAGATAGCAAAAAACAATTAGGATAGTATCCTAAGACCCTCTAGACTCTAGCTATAACTTAATTAGGCTATAAGAAGATAGGGATATGCAAAACCCCTAaagaatactaataatagtgTATTAATGTCCTACAATAAGCCTGTAGAATTACTACCTACTAAAAGATTCCTAATGTAAGGAAAGGACTTAAGAAGGATAATACTCCTAAGGAAAAGGGAACTACTTAAGAATAACTAAGAACCCTTACTATAATGCAAAGGGGCTCTAACTAGAAGCTTATACGCAAGATTAATAAATAACTTAATAAGATACTCTAAGTAGGACAACTTAAAGAAGTTAGGAGACCTGCACTTTAAGGACTAGTAGTACTAAAAGGAAAAATTAAAATAACTATACTTAACTAAGTTGCAGCAAATAACCCTTAAGACTTATAAATCTAAACCCCCTAGTAGAGAAAGGCGTACGaatatactataagtaactACTTAGAAGAGCTAGACAGCTTAAATTACAACTCTAAAGAAATACTTAACTATAGAATTACACCTagttagtactataaaaCCTACATTGCATCTAGCTCTAAAGAAGAGAGCCTAGAACTCCTAAAGTAACTAGAATACTAGATTATTTACTCTAAGAGTAATAACTAGTTAGTTTAATTCTATAGGACAGTATATAAAAAGAATTAtctacttatactacttgTATTAGGAGACTACTTACTACTGAACTCTAGCTATAAGGACTATAAAGACCTCTTTTAGGCTAAATGCCTAAATAATAACTGCAGAAGATACAAGAAGGGTAAGAAggagttctacttctactcttaataatacACTAAAGAACCTATTTAGAATATCTACCTTAATAAATAACTCCTATTCTAGATAATGCAATACTATAGTAAAGGAAATATTACTACTTTTACTCTAGACTTTAAATACTctatattatactataataataataagggataacgtagttcacaagtgaatgaatcacacaagtgagtgaatcacttttctagcacccgtacgacaaagtgtaagagaaatTAACCATAACACCTTAAATTAATTCAaactatttagaatcctcttcttcagaggtagattcaactttctgacatgtgcgagcattatgtccagtctctccgcagatgccacatcgtcgcgcgcgcgtttctgtcctcctcgcacgaccactactttgacctgtttctacctgtaactgctcTGTTACATCAATTTGAGACTTTATATcttttgcctgattgattgtaagtgttccacctttctgaagctgtttttttttcgtacggcgacggcggctcatacgctcatttgcctcttgatactcagtcatttgtgcctgcatcaaaacctggttatgggctaccaccataattcctttcttcagctgctgcatatacccaataattgacgttggggagctattctgatgtcgtacgatgcgattcgtaataaaatcagaatgtgaatcAAActcaattgggttgtttggcgtctttgggacccaagctgctggtaagccagcagaagaacctggaggtgatggcgtacgaagcttcacatctagctgtgaaatcacatattccggatcgtacgggacaaggccagttgctctaaagcctgcttgaatgtttgatgttgtcattgccttgtcgtacgccttataaaaggctgggaggaagtcttcctttgcaatatgcgtaatgtgcacccgcataaggacctcGATTTCTTGGCTgtacgcccgttttaagggactaaagcacccaacatcaagaggctggagcttgtgcgatgaatgagggggcatacagagcgtaataatgttctgctccttgcagtatagctcaaaatcgacagaatggtggctttcgtggccatcaaggatgaggaggcggtaagcacccttcgtacgactccttgtatggaaatcaaagtgctttacccattctaggcctttctcatttgtcgtccaaccattttctgtaagtgtaattacccagtcgggtgggagggggctgtcgcacgtccaggagtcaagatggaccttgcctgcaaagatgatgtacggcgggatagaatagccgcacgacccaatgccctggattactgtaacccattcctgattcccttgttgtgctcctcttggcttgccacgtcgttcagaggctgtaacaaccatttcagaggacatcttgcccatcgcaaacccagtctcatcgaagttatagatatcggtatcgtctatcccgtacttcgcaattgtgttttgtacgagggaaaaccacgcgcgatacgcgtccggatcttcgcagaggactctctgatagtcgattcttcgattaaaacgcgtctggagctcaggtcgtcgtcgtacgaagtttgaggcccagtttgttccgacgcgtcgcgcgccgcggtcgcgaagcagtcgatcggccatttctcgaacagcactaaggcgtggcgaaaatgctcgcgaatccaggtcaatAATGTATTGCACAAtagtctcctcttcgtacgaggttaaattctggcagggtggtcggatgTCGCGTCTGGCAGGTTGGCCGTGTTTTCGTCGCTGGAGGGTAGAGAATGACACATTatagtgagatgcagcctttcgcacgcttaattttgggtTTGATTTGAGCGCATTAagcgctaggactaaatcgctttcGTTTGAATGTCgtaccatagttgtaggtggagaaaatTAAAGGGAAAGGTAGGTCGTACAAAGTCTAGAAAAGTGattcactcacttgtgtgattcattcacttgtgaactacgttagTAAGAATGCAAATATAATAAATACCTTATTTACTCTAAAGTTAAGGTAAAGGCCTAGTAGAAAGTACAAAAAGAAGCTTAATAGTTAAAAAACTAATAATGCCTATAATAGAAGGGcaatatatagtaataatttatAAGACCCTATATGCAACCTACAATGCAGTATACTTTAACTTAGACATTAAGATTTAAGAATAATAGATGCGCGcaattattaatagtagtacttaaGGAAACTTTATTTTACTTAGACTAGTAAATAAGCAATAGATACTATAGTAGAAGAAAGAATACCTATATGCATTATAGATAATTGAAGGAGAATAAGTTAAGTATAGTAGTAGACTTATTATTTTAGAGATAGTGCACCTCCCTTTGCAAGTTTATAACTAGAAAAAAGAACTCCaatttaatattatagaAATAGGAGACATTAATGTTATCCTAGGAATTATATAGTTATAAAAGTACAACCTACAAATAGATTAGAGAACTAGCTAACTCTAATAGTTAGATTCAATTACTAAGTAGTACTGCAAGAGCTAGGCCTCAAATAAATCCTCTAGAGTACctcttaataatactatacAATAAATCTAATACGTAGCCTATCTCTAGGAGATACAGCCTTCTAAGATAGTAGCCCCagtagtattaaattaggGATTAGATTTACTTCTAGCTATTCTAGAGGAGTACTAGAAGTACAAAAAGCTATTTGCCCTAGAGTTAGAAATAGGCTTACTAGAATATAgactttataattataagaTCCCTCTTATTAAAGGCTCCTACTTAAAGttctatttaatatataaatttaataaaatagaatAAGAGGCACTtaataagtactttaataagaACCTTAAGAAGGAATACATTAGACTCTCTAAGTTATTAGTAGAATACTCTATTCTATTTATACTAAAGAAAAATAGCAAACTACAACTATACATTAACTACTAACaacttaatagtattataaagAAGAACTATTacctactactacttatcTTAGAACTCTAAGATTTACTATATAGAGCAAACTAATTTATAGCCCTTAACCTTAAAGGAGCCTACAACTTAATTAGAATAAAGGAAGGTAAAGAATAGaaaatagtattctaaaTATATAAAGGACTCTTTAAGTACCTTATAATGCCTTTTAGACTTACTAATGCACCTACTACCTTTTAGATAATAATTAACTATATTCttagtaaatttattaatatatttattattgTCTACCTTAATAACATCCTTATCTTCTTACCTACCCTTAAGCTATATAAGGAATATATCTACTAAGTCCTTTAGAAGCTCTAAGAAGCTAAACTATTAGTAGAAGCTGAAAAATGCAAATTCTATACCTAAAGAGTTAATTTCCTAGAATATACTATTACCCTAGGGCAAATTGAGATAGAAGTAAAGAAAGTATAGGCAGTTAGGGACTAATTTATACTTTAGAATATTAAGGACATTTAGTTATTCCTAGAATTCGTCAatttctattaataatttcTTAAAAGTTATATAGGAAGTGTGCAATGCATTTAGAACCTTATACAGAAAGATACTCTATTTGAATAGACTAAAGAATGCAATAATGCATTTAAGAAAGTTAAATAATAAGTTAGCTTAGAATTTATTACTTAAATTCCTAACTCTAATAAATTTTTTGAAGTTAAGACTAATACTTTAGACTTTACTATAGGTAGACAACTTAATTAATGTAataaagaaggaagactatACTCTTATACCTTCTTCTCTAAAGTATTCTACAAATTAGAATTAAACTATTAAATCTACAATAAAGaacttatagtaattattaaagtattctATAAATAGAGACTACAACTATCTAGTACAAAATATAAAGtccttatatatataaattataagaATTTTGCATACTTTACAATATTTaagaatttaaataaataataagttAGATAGTTAGAATTCCTTTTAGAATACAACTTCTAGATTATTTATAGAAAAGGAACTAACAATAGTAGAGCTAATACTCTCAGTAGAAGGACGGATTACAAAGTCCCTATTCTAGAGGAAATATAAATTATCCTTAAGATAGATAAGAATAGAGACCTTATTCTAATATAGAAACTCCTTATAATTACTAGATAAGTTATAATTAGTACAACTAATAAAATAATGCATAAGATAATTAGAGAGATTTACagtacttaagtatatagaCACTAAGGAGTTACTAAGACCTAgaaataaatttaataatattacAATTAGTAAGTAATAAAATAGAATATTGCAGATGCAATTTAGAATTGCAAACTCTATAAGAAAAGTAAGAATAGTTTATATAAACTCTACAGACTTATTTAGCTactactaatactactagtagtatagtacttaatctctttagactttattattaaactaCTAAAATTAAGAGAACTACTAATAAAGGTCTATTACAATAGTATTTTAGCTATTATAAACTAACTTACTAaatataacgtacacgcatagcgagtcggccaacatagcgagccggccactccttatcgctagaaaaagccccttttctaactatttattaaaaagtagattcttaactaataaagacctagtttttagcattagataacgataagagttagattttaagaaataatagtattaaaattattatctctttctagcctatattactaagcttacctcttatctaggcctctagataagaggattactaagaacctagggttaggaagagacaataatttctacaatattatttcttaaaatctaactcttatcgttatctaatactaaaaactaggtctttattagttaagaatctactttttaataaatagttagaaaaggggctttttctagcgataaggagtggccggctcgctatgttggccgactcgctatgcgtgtacgttactTACTTTATTCTATACTTAGAAGTAAGTATAGTAGAAGACCTTATGTATACGTTTTTAAAATACATTATTAGCAACTATAGACTACTTAATAAAATTGTATTAAATAGAGATAAGCTATTTACTTTAAAGTTTTAGAAATCTCTAATTTTGCAACTTAGTGTAGACTACAAACTATTTACCTCTTTCTACCTGCAGACTAATAGTTAGAttaaataaattaactaaatacttaaatagtatttataatactatattaactacAATTAAGACAACTAGGTACTACTATTGCCTATAGCCTAGTTCGCCTACAATAGTGTAGTTAGAGAAAGTACTCTCTACTCCCTATTCTACTTAAACTACAGATTTAAACCTACTGCACATAGAGAACTATGCAAAGGACTATAGGCCCTAAAGGCTGTAGTTAGAATTAATAAAATGTGCAAAATTTAGATAAATGTCTCCTAAAATTTAGAATAAATAAAGAAATACACTAATACTTTAAGGATTAGAGGACTATTcttagaagagggagatagtaCCTACCTTATATAATGAAATATTAAAACTAAGTAACCTAGCGACAAATTAGACTATAAAAAACTTAGACCTTTTAAAATCCTTAAGAAGGTCTCACTAGTTAACTATAAGCTAAAACTACCTAATATAATAAAAGTCTACTTAGTCTTTTATATTGTACTCcttaaattagtactatGTAGATTATATACTAAAGACTGCattattattaaacttaATAAATTAGAataacgtggctgataagcgagtcgatcagacaagcgagtcgatcacccaaccacgactacattacaaacccaagaagacatcaatatcaacaccACTAGATCAATTAACGCTACTAagaattctcttcctcagtcgtttctacatcaaactgacacgttcgcgcattgtgtcctgtgtttccgcacacgccacaccgtcgttgacccgattcagtccttggcttacgaccactcctccgacgcgtttcctcataaacctgtgctgttgcgtccctctgcgactgtatatcctctgcatcagctacagtaagacttcctccttgctggagacgcattttcttagctctccgacgtcggcttagtgtgctgttttcctctcgaagagttttgttctccgccctcaggaatgcattctcatgcattattcctagtgttcctttaagaatatagtcaacgtcgttattgataggtgttggggagctattttgatgacgggcaattcgatccttgatcagtgttgactgagaagttgcttctgttgggttgtttggtgtcctggaaacccaagggagcggtgttgttggaagtgatcctggaggcgttggagtgcgtaacttgacgtccagctttgataatacactttctgcactcagagggacaagcccggagcctctgaaacctccctggatattctttcccgtaagtgcttgtgtaaaggcctcacgaaacgctggaaagaagtcttccttcgtaatatgggttacacctcgccgcatcttatcctcaatttgtcgaccgtacgccgttttgagaggcccaaagcatcctacatctaagggctgaagtagatgagatgaatgagccggcatacagagtgtgacgatgttactctcctgacaatatagctcaaaacctgcggagtggtggctttcatgcccatcgacgatgaggaggcgatgaggacctcttgcacgtggctttgaatgacaatcgaagtgtttgacccaatttaggcctatctcgtttgttgtccatccgttTTCAGATGTTGCGATAACCCAGTCGTGTGGGAGATCTGTTTCAGTGTACCAGGTTGAGAGGTGATAATGGCCTGCAACGATGATGTATGGCGGGACGCTGTAGCCTGACGAACTTATGGCTTGGAtaactgtaacccattcccgattaccaggctgcaccattttcgtgtttgatcgcctttcagcactcgttacaaccatgccagctgcgatctggcccatcatgaaaccagtctcatcaaagttgtaGATATCAGACTCTTGGATACCGTACTTTACGATTGTGTTCTTCACAAGGGCAAACCAGCTGCAAATAGCCTGTGGATCTTCGCATTGGGCTCTCTTGTAGTCATACTTGCGAAAAAAACGCGTCCGaagctgtggttgtcgtttgatgaagttcgacgcccagcgcttcccaaccggtcgcgcgccacggtcggcaagcaggtgattggccatttcttcaacaccactgatccggggaggaaacgatcgggcatctaggtcaagaatgtacttaactagcttctcttcttcaagcagcgtcaaATTCCGTAATTTCGGCATGATGTCGCGTCGCGAAGGTTTTCCATTAAGTCGGTCGCGTAATGTTGTGAAGGGTACTGAATAGatccgtgctgcagctcgaatactaagatttggagtgtttttaatcgcttgaaccgctaggatcaattgcgcttctttgtttgatgacgacattctttatggtcgatggacgtgtgttgaaagcgggaagatggtatgatcgcggttgggtgatcgactcgcttgtctgatcgactcgcttatcagccacgttataAAGTTAAGTGAATTATTAACTATAGGAATAAAGATAGTTATAATAAATATCTTATTAAGTAGAAAGGCTATAAATATAAAGATAACTTATAGGAATTAATTAAGAACCTCTAGTATTCCTAGGAGCTTCTATAGGAGTACTCTAGCTCTTAGATTACTCTAGAACTAAGGAACCTAAATTTGCAAACTCCTTACTAATTCTAAAGGAAGGCTAGTTAACCTTATTAGGAACCCCTATAGATTAAAGATTACTTATAATACTCTACTTGTAAGTATCTAAAGTAGAAAGTAACTTATTATCCTCTAGCTCCTATAGACCCTAAGAAAATATCTTAAGATAATGCTCCTTAACTTTCTTGCAAATAGTATGAATTTGCACTAAACGACCTACTACTTTAGCTACCTTAGCCTAAATATAAGTAAGCTTCTTATAAAGCCCTAGGAGAGTATTACTTACTtactcctccttctcctcctaTTCCTAATACTAATTActtaagtattatactactcttattagtatactactaaGAAGATACCTTACAATAAGAATAAAAAActtataatttaatactactactatactattGCAAGGGCACTTTAGGTTCTTGTAACTCTAGTAGACTTTAGAACCCTCAGCAATTTAATATAGACGCTTTGCGCAGAAgtaataagtataaagtaTAGTATTAGAAGAACTAAAATAATTAAAGACgttattatatactaaataaAGTACTAATTTGGAGTCCCTTAACTTTTAAATGCAACctattatattattaatattataataaatagggaTGCAGAATTAATAACTCCCTAATTTAGGAGATACTACCTACTTATAAGTTTTAAGAATAAGACCTTTAGAGGGGAGACTTAATATTATAACTTAATAAGTTACAGGTAATAAGAGCCCTACTTAGCTAGTAGAATGCAAGTAGTATAGCCTTTGTATAGATAAAAAATAGGGTTAAGTAGATAACTCCTCTAGAATAGAAGAACTATAGTATAAGTTATATAGAGATAAAATTAAATTAGATTTATACACTAGAAATACAGAACCTATACACTAAGAATACAGTACCTATATACTAAGAGTACAGTACTTGTATATTGAATATACAAATACCTCTAAGACTATATAAGTAGACTTAtatataggatggacttAAATGCACTTAAGGATAGACTCCTATAGCTCTTTAGcaattaactttataattatccCCTCAGATACTCTCAGTACCCTTTACTAGTAATACACATTATAAGACctttattaagtatacaACTAATTACTGTATTCTCTAAAGACCTAATTCTTTTAGTACaacttatagtactattccCCAGTTTTATTACCTCAGCTTCTACTAATAGATACTACTACAGAAAGCCAACTGTAATAATGGATTTAAGCCTATTCCTATTGTAAATAAGGACTAGATTAAGTTGTTTACTTAATAGTTTAATACActtattacttattaaatAGACAGAAGCGCAATAATAAGCTCTAAGTGTAGTAatattaactatattatAAACTTCCTAGATTAGAACCTTTATTGTAGAGTAGAAAAGGTTAAGGAATCTAAGTTATTTTGCAACTCTACTACTAAATAATATTTGCATATGCACATAGGTAAAAAAACGCAATGTAGACTAAATTAGATATCTATAAAACTATTTTCTAACTATAAGACTTAGCTATATACAAATAGATATATCTAGCTTATATGtacttttttcttttctttaAAGAATGTATATTGTATTGTTCCTATATTGCGATGCCCTTATAGCATTGTGCAGCCTCGTGAGGTCGGAGACCAGAACAACTATTATTCCGGCTGGATCCAAATTAGCCCCACT belongs to Colletotrichum higginsianum IMI 349063 chromosome 5, whole genome shotgun sequence and includes:
- a CDS encoding Carboxylic ester hydrolase, encoding MIWKTSTAATLLQAVNAALHNSIIQTQNGPVQGYPAFNSTPANISLTNWGNITVWKGIPFAATTAGENRFKAPQPVSAWNSTLQAKNWGNVCPSTLFFGGDEYTIDEDCLNLNVWSAANSTDAKLPVVMWSYPAASTAANALFDGAGMADKGVVFVNYNYRTGSFGWLASPELNEERLGTVGSNSSGNWGMLDQFAALQWVHENIANFGGDPDHITVMGQSAGSAATYHILNSPLHGITIKNAIIESGVRDPHDPLCTSLAENYRTLEVNIETGLGYMASLNCSDIACMRALPMDNLVTSFMDSDFEFTATLDYYAMPDTYLNTLQKGIAQDVPIMTGNTRDESGATYGLNITLATYLTNLNQTYGSTWKDRFFAAYPANDSATASASYNAQFTDRSKVGTYFWSQLWSANATSPVYNYIWDHAPPGQTQGAYHESEINYVLNNLTTRLRRP